Proteins from a single region of Hydra vulgaris chromosome 12, alternate assembly HydraT2T_AEP:
- the LOC136088200 gene encoding piggyBac transposable element-derived protein 3-like, whose amino-acid sequence MTSDQVMRKNSRGSVELWTTTYDGVELRAIKWFDNRGVTLLSTYESVNPVSNVSRFDRKANKRVNVVCPSIVTTYNMFMGGVDLLDGFLSLHRISIRSKKWYHKLLFHFFDMVMVQSWILYCRQNEGNTLKLREFKMNIADCLIRKGKETTNKRGRPNSSNIEKEFMEKKKRGPTAPLPIKAIRLDGYHYWPVFMDDVKKGRCKNPECQHITRVYCERCKVNLWFTAKSNCFKYFHTD is encoded by the coding sequence atgacatcaGATCAAGTCATGAGAAAGAATAGCAGAGGTTCTGTGGAGTTATGGACAACCACCTATGACGGTGTTGAATTGAGGGCTATCAAATGGTTTGATAATCGTGGTGTAACACTATTGTCAACGTATGAAAGTGTCAACCCAGTATCTAATGTTTCTCGTTTTGATCGAAAAGCGAACAAAAGAGTAAATGTTGTTTGTCCATCCATTGTAACAACATATAACATGTTTATGGGTGGAGTAGACCTATTAGATGGATTTCTTAGTCTTCACAGAATTAGTATACGGTCTAAAAAATGGTACCACAAATTGCTTTTCCACTTTTTTGACATGGTTATGGTTCAATCATGGATCTTATATTGTCGTCAAAATGAAGGCAACACATTGAAACTCAGAGAGTTCAAAATGAATATTGCTGATTGTTTAATTAGAAAAGGTAAGGAAACAACTAACAAAAGAGGAAGACCCAATTcttcaaatattgaaaaagaatttatggagaaaaaaaagCGTGGTCCTACAGCCCCACTACCAATAAAAGCTATTCGTTTAGATGGATATCATTATTGGCCTGTATTCATGGATGACGTAAAAAAGGGAAGGTGCAAGAATCCTGAATGTCAGCACATCACAAGAGTTTACTGTGAAAGATGCAAAGTGAACTTGTGGTTTACTGCAAAATCAAACTGCTTCAAATATTTTCACACTGATTGA
- the LOC100207168 gene encoding regulator of G-protein signaling 19 isoform X3 has product MAGVRKLFRRNEKKSLRREAKTWSVNFEGMLHHPIGRKVFQDFLHSQFSDENLRFWIEVDQYKTMTLSERKIKALSLFNNFISNTSPFEVSLNANHKAEIEKGLKEAHEDLFKSAQAYIFNLMYRDCLPRFLRSKTYKRLCR; this is encoded by the exons ATGGCAGGTGTAAGAAAGTTGTTCAGACGAAATGAGAA aaaaagtctTCGCCGAGAAGCTAAAACTTGGTCAGTGAATTTTGAAGGAATGTTACACCATCCAA ttggaCGGAAAGTGTTTCAAGATTTTTTGCACTCTCAATTCAGCGATGAGAATCTAAGATTTTGGATTGAGGTTGATCAATACAAAACAATGACGTTATCAGAAAGAAAGATCAAAGCGTTATCgctttttaacaactttatttcaAACACTTCGCCCTTTGAG gttAGTTTAAACGCAAATCACAAAGCTGAAATAGAGAAAGGATTAAAGGAAGCTCACGAAGATCTTTTTAAGTCTGCACAAGCTTATATATTTAATCTTATGTATAGAGACTGTTTACCCAGATTTCTTCGCTCAAAGACTTACAAAAGACTTTGcagataa
- the LOC100207168 gene encoding regulator of G-protein signaling 19 isoform X4: MNIPDIKKKEKIKSLRREAKTWSVNFEGMLHHPIGRKVFQDFLHSQFSDENLRFWIEVDQYKTMTLSERKIKALSLFNNFISNTSPFEVSLNANHKAEIEKGLKEAHEDLFKSAQAYIFNLMYRDCLPRFLRSKTYKRLCR; this comes from the exons aaaaagtctTCGCCGAGAAGCTAAAACTTGGTCAGTGAATTTTGAAGGAATGTTACACCATCCAA ttggaCGGAAAGTGTTTCAAGATTTTTTGCACTCTCAATTCAGCGATGAGAATCTAAGATTTTGGATTGAGGTTGATCAATACAAAACAATGACGTTATCAGAAAGAAAGATCAAAGCGTTATCgctttttaacaactttatttcaAACACTTCGCCCTTTGAG gttAGTTTAAACGCAAATCACAAAGCTGAAATAGAGAAAGGATTAAAGGAAGCTCACGAAGATCTTTTTAAGTCTGCACAAGCTTATATATTTAATCTTATGTATAGAGACTGTTTACCCAGATTTCTTCGCTCAAAGACTTACAAAAGACTTTGcagataa